A single Arachis hypogaea cultivar Tifrunner unplaced genomic scaffold, arahy.Tifrunner.gnm2.J5K5 arahy.Tifrunner.gnm2.scaffold_853, whole genome shotgun sequence DNA region contains:
- the LOC112765302 gene encoding uncharacterized protein yields MREWIRVALVAASVGCVSTLLLLLLWRFYQLRKRGNFVEPASLTRMEGGLQGGLSRIHNHHHHHQLDHQGSSNKNKQGNYFVIRGGVSGKRVLFSWSDHPSMAADAVENGWSRFSFIASKTYTPSPSKRSSILGVCAAPVSDDHHGTESEVEISWEISQGSAEFMQKVRFNPGLKKILQYNNNNNSSSSMNVASVIRTALPLPGPPLGNYSFPQEAYFEITILYGGGGNEYEFAGKNVGEGEKTKLLVIQGGGGNGSKGNSEALVHVSSNNHSKNSVDEMKLDGKEGGKRNESVMFSLGLTAAGPVPLRVPGSYPASIGFNSNGSVFLDGMKLVFESEKAEWVGTDKVIGCGFDPRQKKVFFTLDSELVHVIHCQSQVFGTPLYPIMAANIDIMVLVNFGQSSFKYAPANAQRTPNPCFIAPLVNSPAATLGYDDSRELFSMGRIDSQWRNRSATRGSHNNGNNNMNHNNNNNNSNIRTVEFDEESEADLFEIVLDGSGKSPNSAS; encoded by the exons ATGAGGGAGTGGATACGTGTTGCGTTGGTTGCAGCTTCTGTGGGATGCGTTTCAACCCTTTTGCTCCTTCTCTTATGGCGTTTTTACCAACTCAGAAAACGAGGGAATTTTGTGGAACCTGCAAGTTTGACCAGAATGGAGGGTGGTCTCCAAGGAGGACTTTCTAGGATTCataatcatcatcaccatcaccaaTTGGATCATCAAGGTAGCAGCAACAAGAACAAACAGGGAAATTATTTTGTTATTCGTGGAGGTGTATCTGGAAAAAGGGTTCTGTTCAGTTGGTCTGATCATCCTTCTATggctgctgatgctgttgaaaaTGGTTGGTCTCGATTTTCATTCATAGCTTCCAAGACTTACACGCCATCCCCTTCGAAAAGGTCATCGATTTTGGGGGTGTGTGCCGCACCGGTTAGTGATGATCATCATGGAACAGAATCTGAGGTTGAGATAAGCTGGGAAATTTCTCAGGGTTCTGCTGagtttatgcagaaggtgaggtTCAATCCTGGGTTGAAGAAGATTCTTCaatacaataacaacaacaacagttcTTCTTCTATGAACGTTGCTTCTGTTATTAGAACGGCTCTTCCCCTTCCTGGCCCACCTTTGGGGAACTATTCTTTTCCTCAAGAAGCGTATTTTGAGATTACAATCTtgtatggtggtggtggtaatgAGTATGAATTTGCGGGGAAGAATGTTGGAGAAGGTGAGAAGACAAAGTTGTTGGTGATTCAAGGTGGTGGTGGAAATGGTAGTAAAGGGAATTCGGAGGCTTTGGTTCATGTTAGCAGCAATAATCATAGTAAGAATAGTGTTGATGAGATGAAACTTGATGGGAAAGAGGGTGGAAAGAGAAATGAATCTGTGATGTTCTCATTGGGATTAACTGCTGCAGGTCCTGTTCCTTTGAGAGTTCCAGGAAGCTACCCTGCCAGCATTGGCTTCAACTCCAATGGTTCTGTTTTTCTTGATG GAATGAAACTTGTATTTGAATCAGAGAAGGCAGAGTGGGTAGGAACTGATAAAGTGATTGGTTGTGGCTTTGATCCAAGGCAGAAGAAGGTGTTCTTCACATTAGACTCAGAGTTGGTGCATGTAATCCATTGTCAATCACAAGTGTTTGGAACTCCATTATATCCAATCATGGCTGCAAATATAGACATCATGGTACTAGTTAATTTTGGACAAAGTTCATTCAAATATGCTCCTGCAAATGCACAGAGAACACCAAATCCATGCTTTATAGCCCCGCTTGTAAATTCACCTGCTGCTACTTTGGGTTATGATGATAGTAGGGAGCTATTTTCCATGGGAAGGATTGATTCTCAGTGGCGCAATCGCTCCGCAACCAGAGGAAGCCACAACAATGGCAACAATAATATGAatcataacaacaataataataatagtaatattagAACAGTGGAATTTGATGAAGAGTCTGAGGCTGATCTATTTGAAATAGTGTTGGATGGTTCTGGAAAATCTCCAAATTCAGCATCATAA